A stretch of DNA from Nitrospira sp. KM1:
CGGCGGAACGAGCGCGGTCGGCCCACTGACCAGCACAACCTGCGCACCGCGGGATCTCGCAGCTTCAGCCAGCGCATAACCCATTTTCCCCGATGAACGATTTGAGATAAACCGTACAGGATCGATGGGTTCATGAGTCGGTCCGGCCGAAATCAGAAAGCGATGCCCCGACCAGTCCTTGCGGGAGAAGATCGCCGATCCGACGGCTCCGAGAATTGATGCCTCATCGGCGAGTCGGCCGGCACCTGTCCTGCCCGACGCCAGCGGTCCTTCTTCCGGATCTACGATGACGACGCCGCGCGCGCGCAAGGTTTGCACATGAGCCGTCACTGCGGGATGAGTCCACATGCCTCCGTCCATCGCGGGAGCGCAGACGACAGGGCATTGCGCGGTCAGGATCATGGTCGATAGCAGATCATCCCCGAGTCCCAAGGCCATCTTCGCCAGGAAATTGGCCGTCGCAGGGGCGATACAGATGACATCCGCCTGCTCAGGGACCGTGAGATGCTTCATTTCCTGGTGGGCCTCAAAGAGATCCGTCGCCACGGGTCGTCCGGAGAGAACTTCAAAGGTCAGGGGTGTGACGAATCGTGTCGCCGATCCGGTCATGACGACTTCAACGGTGGCGCCGTCGCGCAGAAACGCCCGGACAAGACCCGCCGCCTTGTATGCGGCAATGCTGCCGGTCACTCCGAGAACGACCCGCTTACCGGTCAGCGACACCCCTTGGCCTTTCGGAATCATCACTCTTCAGCTTCAGCCTCCGGAGCCTTGGGCGTATCATCGACGTACACGCTCAATTCCTTCTTGATCTCGCGTGCATCCTCGCCCGTCATCATGGCAATGCGTTCGGTCTCGCCTTCCTTGCCGCGTTTGGCTTCCTTCATGGCGTCACGCGCCTCTTTTCCGGTGAGATATTTCGCCTCACCGCGAAGCACCTCATCGAGCGCCACGGTTGTTTCCTTCGTGAATCGGGACGTGCCAAAGGGCCTGGAACCTTGCAGGATATGCTTTGCGCGTTGGGCCGCGACGATGACCAAACGGTGGCGGGAATCAAATTGATCCGGCGTATACTGCGGCAGCAAACTCAACATGTCGATCATGGGGACCTCGTCTCCTTCTGTTTGTTATGAAAGATCTTTGCGACCTTCGGGTTTTCCGTTTTCATCGATCAGAAAATTATTCTCGATCCATGCCGTGTCCATGCGTCCGGTCTTTAACTGCTCGGCCAGGAACACATGCTCAAGATCTCGCAATGAGCGCGTCAAATCGTCATTGCGGACAATATACGCGTATTCTCTGTAATTCCAGACTTCTTCCTTGACCTTTTGCATCCGGCGCTGGATTTCATCGGGGGAATCCGAGGCCCGGGACTGCAGTCTGGACTTCAGCGCGGTCATGGATGGCGGCAGGATAAAAATGGGCACCGCGTCGCTGAACTTCTGCTTGACCTGGAGAGCGCCCTGAACATCGATTTCCAACAGGACGTCCACCCCTTGCGCCATCTTATCGGCGAGAACTTTGCGCGGAGTGCCGTAGAGATGTCCGTACACTCGGGCCCATTCTACAAATTCATGGCGGTCGATCATGTCCTGAAATTCGGATTCGTCCATGAAAAAATATTCCCGGCCGTGCTCCTCTCCGGGACGCGGTTTTCGGGTCGTACAGGAAATCGAGTGCCAGAGACCGGGTATCCTGGCAACGAGTTGTTTGCACAGCGTCGTTTTCCCCGTGCCGGACGGAGCGGAAATGATGAACAAAATTCCTCTCCGACGCACGGAATTGCTCGAATGTTCGGTCGGACTGGCGGTCCCGCTCGATGCCGTTGATGTGCTCATTCGACGTTCTGCACCTGTTCCCGTATTCTCTCGAGTTCGGCCTTCATCTGCACGACATGACCGGCAATGACGGCGTCATTGGCCTTCGATCCAACCGTATTGACCTCCCGCCCCATTTCCTGAAGCAGAAAATCGAGAGTTTTACCCACAGATTCCGCGCGGTTAAGGTGCTGTTCAAACTGTACCATATGTGACTCCAATCTGACCAATTCTTCTGTAATGTCGCCTCGGTCCGCATACACCGCCAGCTCCTGGTGCAAACGCATCGAATCCGGCATCTCCCCGTCCATCAATTTTCCGACGCGCGCCTTCATGCGGTCAAACGTCTCTTGCACGGCCTGAGGAACCCGTTCGGTTACGGCGGTTGCATGTGTCCGGATCGATCCGATCCGACCCAACATGTCCTTCGCAAGCGCCGCCCCTTCCTGCCGCCTCATGGCGTCAAGCTCGGCCAACGCCTGGCCGACCAGCGTGTGGACAAGTGTGGTGAGGTCGGGATCTTCGACCTGCTGATCTGTAATGGATATCACGTCTCGGAACCCGGCAAGCAGATGAATATCGATTGCACCGCTCAATTTGAGCGACTTTTTTAAATCCCGAAGGTTTCGATGGTACTGTTTTGCCAATGACAGGTCAACATTGACCGTTCCGGATTTCGCTTTACCTCCTTGAGCCGACACGGAGACATCCACACGGCCGCGCACGCAATATTGCTGGACCAATTTCTTCACGGTGTCTTCCGAACGGCCGACCGCCCGAGGAAGACGGCACGCCACTTCAAGGAATCGGTGGTTTACGGATCGAACCTCGACGAGGACGGCGCCATCGTCGTGCGCAGCCTGTTTGCGACCGAAGCCTGTCATGCTCTTGATCATCGGGGGCTCTTCTCCTTCCAGGGACACTCGGAGTAAATCGGGCACCGCCCGCATTGCGGCAATCTGGCCGTGCACACATAGCGGCCGTGCAAGAGGATTCGCTGCGAGACAGCCGTCCATTCGGATTGAGGGAGTAACTGCTGAAGATCTTCTTCGATCCGATCCGGATCCTCCGAGCGCGTGAATGCGAGGCGGTTGGCCACTCTCTTGACGTGGGTATCGACGATGATGGCGGGCTTGCCGAAC
This window harbors:
- the coaBC gene encoding bifunctional phosphopantothenoylcysteine decarboxylase/phosphopantothenate--cysteine ligase CoaBC, encoding MIPKGQGVSLTGKRVVLGVTGSIAAYKAAGLVRAFLRDGATVEVVMTGSATRFVTPLTFEVLSGRPVATDLFEAHQEMKHLTVPEQADVICIAPATANFLAKMALGLGDDLLSTMILTAQCPVVCAPAMDGGMWTHPAVTAHVQTLRARGVVIVDPEEGPLASGRTGAGRLADEASILGAVGSAIFSRKDWSGHRFLISAGPTHEPIDPVRFISNRSSGKMGYALAEAARSRGAQVVLVSGPTALVPPSGVEMIAVESAEQMTNAIIARLAWSSVVIMAAAVADFRPKQAANQKLKKQAQCDTTLDLERTVDILSTVSALRDRQLLVGFAAETQNLIPHAMEKLKSKGLDLIVANDVTAPGAGFGSEQNAATLIDRHGTISELPLKSKRRLADEILDAAARLVPDAVHARATDLGSKMR
- a CDS encoding DNA-directed RNA polymerase subunit omega → MIDMLSLLPQYTPDQFDSRHRLVIVAAQRAKHILQGSRPFGTSRFTKETTVALDEVLRGEAKYLTGKEARDAMKEAKRGKEGETERIAMMTGEDAREIKKELSVYVDDTPKAPEAEAEE
- the gmk gene encoding guanylate kinase, which codes for MSTSTASSGTASPTEHSSNSVRRRGILFIISAPSGTGKTTLCKQLVARIPGLWHSISCTTRKPRPGEEHGREYFFMDESEFQDMIDRHEFVEWARVYGHLYGTPRKVLADKMAQGVDVLLEIDVQGALQVKQKFSDAVPIFILPPSMTALKSRLQSRASDSPDEIQRRMQKVKEEVWNYREYAYIVRNDDLTRSLRDLEHVFLAEQLKTGRMDTAWIENNFLIDENGKPEGRKDLS
- a CDS encoding YicC/YloC family endoribonuclease, with amino-acid sequence MIKSMTGFGRKQAAHDDGAVLVEVRSVNHRFLEVACRLPRAVGRSEDTVKKLVQQYCVRGRVDVSVSAQGGKAKSGTVNVDLSLAKQYHRNLRDLKKSLKLSGAIDIHLLAGFRDVISITDQQVEDPDLTTLVHTLVGQALAELDAMRRQEGAALAKDMLGRIGSIRTHATAVTERVPQAVQETFDRMKARVGKLMDGEMPDSMRLHQELAVYADRGDITEELVRLESHMVQFEQHLNRAESVGKTLDFLLQEMGREVNTVGSKANDAVIAGHVVQMKAELERIREQVQNVE